The sequence ACGGAGAGCAGAGCACTCGTGTTCATTGATCCATGGCAGGAAAGGAGGAGGAGCAACCGAAGCCGCTCGCCATGTCGTCGCCATCCGTCGGCGCCGACGAGGAGGCCGCCACCAGGTGGCGCTCGATCCGGTACCTCCGCAAGCGCCGCTACGCTTTGTGGTGCTGCGGATGCTGCGGTGCGGCCGTCGTGGTCCTCGGAATCACCGTCCTCATCCTCTCCCTCACCGTGTTCAAGGTGAAGGACCCCACCCTCACCATGAACTCCCTCACCGTCGACGGCGTCAACTTCGACGTAGGCCCGTTCGACGACCTGGTGCAGCTGAACGCCACCCTCGTCGCCGACATCTCCATCAAAAACCCGAACGTCGCTTCCTTCCGGTTCGACAACAGCACGACGGACTTCTACTACGAGGGGGAGACGGTCGGGGTGGCGTACGCGCCGGCAGGGAAGGTGTCGGCCCACCGGACGGTGCGAATGAACGTGACGGTGGACGTGCTCACCAACCGGGTGGTGAGGCAGATGAACATCACGGCCGACACACTAACTTCCGGCACGCAGCTGAACCTGACGAGCTTCACGGATATAAACGGGAGAGTGAACGTGCTCGGCGTGTACAAGCGCGACATCGAGGTAACGATGAACTGCAGCATGACGCTGGAGGTGTCGGCTACGCATCAGGCAATTCAAAGCACCGACTGCTCTGCTAATGTCAAGTGAAATGAAGCCGGTGTTCCTCCTCCATGTAGTAAGTAAAAAATGGTGTCACATTACATGAGTCCCTGTTTTTTTATGCTATAAATCGCCTTTTGGTTGCTTCATGAATGGATTGTAGAGCTACACGAGAGTGGACCAACTTCTTCTTTACTCGTACAACACATTAGTTGTATAAGCGTAGGAATAAGGGCACGAAAAGCAAAAGAGATGTGCTTTTAACTCTTTCAATGTCCACATCTTTACAAGTTCTTGCAGAAACTTGGGACGCCTGCATACTTTTGGGACCTCAGACCGCAAGCCCTCCTGCCTTTTCCATGCTATATATGCTGGTCATTGGGCCGGTGATGCCCCTCGCTTTATTCTCCATGTCTGCTAAAGCGGCCTTCCATGGACTTTAGCTTTTCTTTGCCTTGTAAGTAATCAATCTAGTCATGTACCCGAAAGAGCCAACCCAAAGGCTTGCGTATGTATGTCTTCAACGATGCCTTCTCCTGCCCGATCCGTACGCTGAAAGTCTCGCGTTTGAAGCCTTGTTTTGTCTTCTCTCGGACGGGGGTTGTGATGCACCTCCGTGAACGAAAGCATGATTAAGGGTCCAATTTGATGTAGCAGCAGGAATTGTCTTCTCTCATACAGGGGTTGTGATGCATCTCTGTGAACGAAAGCATGATTAAGGGTCCAATTTGATGTAGCAGCAGGAAAAAATGGGGAAGATAAACCGTGATCTGACAGCAATGATGAGTCAAACTTGGGAATCCCACTTTTCTGGCGTCCAAGTTGTGTCAGTCAAAGTCCAGACACAGCAACAATTTACTCGCCCGCCTTGGTTGAAGAGATGATCCTGCAGGTAGAATAGCGCAATGAATTGTGCATCGGGTGCGAACCCCCATGTCATGGCCCTCTGGTTTGTAAAGCGCTTCGATGGATTATGCGTGCCGGAGTACTCTCTGACTTGCCTCTGCCGAAAGCCAGGAAGATGAACACGACGAGCGACTCCAGCGGAGGTATACTAATACCGGCGGGGATCATCGACAATAGCATCCCTGTTCAGGATCTTTTTGGCGCATGCACACTGCATCCTCCTGATAGAATCAAGGCCGTCGACACTCCAAATCTTCGGATGTTGTCATGACCACGATAGAGTTCCGACCACAGCGGTGGAAGATACAGAGGGAAATCTTTGCGAGGGGGTGGGAAAAGGAAAAGAATGGGGGCAGGCGGTTGGCTTTTCCTTTCAGTGGTCAAAGCTTTTACTGTTTCGGTCATTGTCTCTACTCTCCCTCTCAGAtgtgaaagaaagaaaagaagaggatTTCGCGTTGTGGATGACCTAACCTAAGCTGCGTCCCTAGCAAAGAAAGGAACGAGTGAGGTGTTACTACGGCAGTACATCTCATACTCTAAAGAAGACACTGTTTCCAACACCTAAGAATCATTTAGATCCTTTTGTCTTCCCGGCCCTGTCTTCTTCCGCCTCGCCATCGTTCCGGGAAGAAGAAACACTTCCTGCTGCGTGCCGCTTATGCTTTTCATTTGGAGAAGGAGAAACGCTTTGTCTTTAACAAAGACGGAAGTCGATCATTGACTAGCTTAGTGAATCTAGTTACAAGCATTACATGGCACACGACATTAGAAATGGAGCAAGGAAGAGAACGCGACGACTTCTCGACTCCTAACAAGGACGATTCTGACTGAGATCTACTTGACGGCATGACTCTCGATTCAGTTTCCATGTTTCCTTCATGCATTTCAATTACCGCCTCCGTCCTCACAAACGATGATCAAACGTTGTTGCCGCTGGCTAATTCTACTGATCTCCCTTCGCCGGGATCGCTCCTCGACCGCATCAGCGGCGACTCGGAACCTGCACGACCAGTTGACGCCAGTGTGTTGGTACGATTGAGTGTAGATGTACAGTGACACGAAGGCGCGACCGGACTTGGGAGCTACTTACCGTACATACCTCTGTTGAAGGACCGCTTGCAGTGGGCGATGGCGCTTTGGATTCCGTCTTGCTGCTCCAGTAGGGAGTCGTCCCGCCTGCCGGTCGCCAGAGGAGGCGACCGGACCGAGGCGACGGCTGCCGATGCCGACCGGCTCTTCCTCAGCCGCCGGCACACCACCTTCAGCCCTGCCGGGATAGTTCCATCTTGCGACTTCAGTGACCCCGCGACGGTACCCGCGGCCGAAGCTGGTTCTTTCAGCTGCTCTCCTCCGCTTGCTTCTCCGCCTTCCCCTGCGGGACGTACCTTCCAGGCTCCGCCAGACCTCAGCGGCCCGGAGAAGCGGAGCTTCCCGCCGTACCGCTTCGAAATGTTGATGTAAAGCGGCTTGATCTTGCTGATATACCGTTGAAGTACGTCCTTTGGGAGTTTCCTTGCTTCCGAGGTCGGTAACCCGTCATCGGCAAAAAACCGGACGGATCTGCTGCTGCTGGAGCTCCTCGAGCTGCTGTCCCTGGTGAAGAGCGACGCCAGCGGCGTCTCCTCCACCTTGAATTTGACGGAAAACTTGTTT comes from Musa acuminata AAA Group cultivar baxijiao chromosome BXJ3-3, Cavendish_Baxijiao_AAA, whole genome shotgun sequence and encodes:
- the LOC135633239 gene encoding probable membrane-associated kinase regulator 2 isoform X2; the encoded protein is MEFLRLLAHGKRGGGAKRSFINTAAAATIATTVLRPNSDDGGGDSEDEGPFFDLEFPLPLREEDHLYRQKQQQFSSDTESYDEEEEEEEEEDEEFDLTVSPDRCRYGRGFSSRSEDLFFKGRLVPLEPSSLRDLAASGPKASKPQVTAFLLKSAAKFRVFRLGFHRKSNSASTQTNPVASPATTSPSPKQQHQNKFSVKFKVEETPLASLFTRDSSSRSSSSSRSVRFFADDGLPTSEARKLPKDVLQRYISKIKPLYINISKRYGGKLRFSGPLRSGGAWKVRPAGEGGEASGGEQLKEPASAAGTVAGSLKSQDGTIPAGLKVVCRRLRKSRSASAAVASVRSPPLATGRRDDSLLEQQDGIQSAIAHCKRSFNRGSESPLMRSRSDPGEGRSVELASGNNV
- the LOC103980037 gene encoding late embryogenesis abundant protein At1g64065-like, which gives rise to MAGKEEEQPKPLAMSSPSVGADEEAATRWRSIRYLRKRRYALWCCGCCGAAVVVLGITVLILSLTVFKVKDPTLTMNSLTVDGVNFDVGPFDDLVQLNATLVADISIKNPNVASFRFDNSTTDFYYEGETVGVAYAPAGKVSAHRTVRMNVTVDVLTNRVVRQMNITADTLTSGTQLNLTSFTDINGRVNVLGVYKRDIEVTMNCSMTLEVSATHQAIQSTDCSANVK
- the LOC135633239 gene encoding probable membrane-associated kinase regulator 2 isoform X1 gives rise to the protein MEFLRLLAHGKRGGGAKRSFINTAAAATIATTVLRPNSDDGGGDSEDEGPFFDLEFPLPLREEDHLYRQKQQQFSSDTESYDEEEEEEEEEDEEFDLTVSPDRCRYGRGFSSRSEDLFFKGRLVPLEPSSLRDLAASGPKASKPQVTAFLLKSAAKFRVFRLGFHRKSNSASTQTNPVASPATTSPSPKQQHQNKFSVKFKVEETPLASLFTRDSSSRSSSSSRSVRFFADDGLPTSEARKLPKDVLQRYISKIKPLYINISKRYGGKLRFSGPLRSGGAWKVRPAGEGGEASGGEQLKEPASAAGTVAGSLKSQDGTIPAGLKVVCRRLRKSRSASAAVASVRSPPLATGRRDDSLLEQQDGIQSAIAHCKRSFNRGMYGSESPLMRSRSDPGEGRSVELASGNNV